Proteins encoded by one window of Brevibacterium atlanticum:
- the kdpA gene encoding potassium-transporting ATPase subunit KdpA gives MSWFTGITQILLVLALLAAAHVPLGNYMARVFLSEKDTRAEALLYRLTGVDPSSQQRWRTYFLSVLGFTAVSLVVLFGLLRLQHVLPLSNGKAGVPVDQAINTAVSFVTNTNWQSYSGETTMGFLAQMAGLAVQNFVSAAVGIAVAVALIRGLMRSNSLFIGNFWVDLTRSTLRILLPISVLFAIIYMGLGVIDNLTPDQVVHTVTGGVQTIPGGPDASQEVIKHLGTNGGGFFNANSAHPLSAPSALVNLANIFLILLIPSALPRTFGIMVGSRRQGWAILAAMATFFVLSLAAVIALETTTTSPASQAAGAAMEGRETRFGIIPSAFFAVATTLTSTGAIDSAHSSYSGLGGAVLMINMMIGEIAPGGVGSGLYGMLIVAIIAVFVCGLMVGRTPEFLGKRIGRTEITLASTFILVSPALALIGTAVATLWPGTLDSVLNTTSAIQSAGHATAQSAQTAAQATQLNPHALSEILYAFTSAANNNGSAFAGLNANTPFFNIALAIAMLLGRLVPIGAVLALAGELAKQTPAEASPGTLPTHRPLFVGVVVGIGFVISALTFLPVLALGPINEGLM, from the coding sequence ATGAGCTGGTTCACCGGGATCACGCAGATCCTCCTCGTCCTCGCACTCCTTGCCGCCGCGCACGTTCCGCTCGGCAATTACATGGCCCGCGTGTTCCTCTCAGAGAAGGACACCCGCGCCGAGGCCCTCCTCTACCGCCTCACGGGCGTCGACCCGTCCTCGCAGCAGCGGTGGCGGACCTACTTCCTCTCGGTCCTCGGGTTCACAGCCGTCTCGCTCGTCGTCCTCTTCGGCCTGCTTCGCCTCCAGCACGTTCTGCCGCTGTCGAACGGGAAGGCGGGCGTGCCGGTCGACCAGGCGATCAACACCGCGGTCTCGTTCGTCACGAACACGAACTGGCAGTCCTATTCCGGTGAGACGACGATGGGCTTCCTCGCCCAGATGGCCGGACTCGCCGTCCAGAACTTCGTCTCAGCGGCCGTCGGCATCGCCGTGGCCGTCGCCCTCATCCGCGGGCTCATGCGCTCGAACTCCCTGTTCATCGGCAACTTCTGGGTCGACCTCACCCGCTCGACCCTGCGCATCCTGCTGCCGATCTCGGTGCTCTTCGCAATCATCTACATGGGTCTGGGCGTCATCGACAACCTCACCCCTGACCAGGTCGTCCACACCGTCACCGGAGGTGTGCAGACCATCCCCGGTGGGCCCGATGCCAGCCAGGAGGTCATCAAACACCTCGGCACGAACGGCGGCGGCTTCTTCAACGCGAACTCGGCCCACCCGCTCTCGGCCCCGAGCGCACTGGTCAACCTCGCGAACATCTTCCTCATCCTCCTCATCCCCTCGGCACTGCCGCGCACCTTCGGCATCATGGTCGGAAGTCGCAGACAAGGATGGGCGATCCTCGCGGCCATGGCCACCTTCTTCGTCCTCTCCTTGGCCGCCGTCATCGCCCTCGAAACGACGACAACCAGCCCGGCGTCCCAGGCAGCAGGGGCCGCGATGGAAGGACGCGAGACCCGGTTCGGCATCATCCCCTCGGCGTTCTTCGCCGTGGCCACGACGTTGACCTCGACGGGCGCAATCGACTCGGCCCACTCGAGCTACTCGGGACTCGGGGGAGCGGTGCTCATGATCAACATGATGATCGGCGAGATCGCCCCCGGCGGCGTCGGCTCCGGCCTCTATGGCATGCTCATCGTCGCGATCATCGCCGTCTTCGTCTGCGGACTCATGGTCGGCCGCACGCCCGAATTCCTCGGCAAACGCATCGGCCGGACCGAGATCACCCTGGCCAGCACCTTCATCCTCGTCTCCCCGGCGCTCGCCCTGATCGGCACCGCGGTGGCCACGCTGTGGCCGGGCACGCTCGACTCGGTCCTCAATACCACCTCGGCGATCCAATCCGCCGGCCACGCAACCGCCCAATCCGCCCAAACCGCAGCCCAAGCCACCCAACTCAACCCGCACGCACTGTCCGAGATCCTCTACGCCTTCACCTCGGCGGCGAATAACAACGGATCCGCGTTCGCGGGCCTGAACGCGAACACCCCGTTCTTCAACATCGCCCTGGCGATCGCGATGCTGCTCGGCCGCCTCGTGCCGATCGGCGCCGTGCTCGCGCTCGCCGGAGAGTTGGCGAAACAGACTCCCGCCGAGGCGAGCCCGGGCACCCTGCCCACCCACCGACCCCTGTTCGTCGGGGTCGTCGTCGGCATCGGCTTCGTCATCAGCGCCCTCACCTTCCTCCCGGTGCTCGCACTGGGACCGATCAACGAAGGACTCATGTGA
- the kdpC gene encoding K(+)-transporting ATPase subunit C produces MFPIFGRQILTGARMLLVLTLVLGLAYPLAMVAIGRLMPAQDASIRNSAGEVVGNAHLAQPVSGDEWFFPRPSAGDYDGLASGASNLAANSPELLKQIADRRSQIAEREHVDPASIPADALSASASGLDPDISPEYARLQIPRVARETGLSRKDVTAMVQSNTQNPLLGFIGEPQVNVVTLNNDLANSGR; encoded by the coding sequence ATGTTCCCCATCTTCGGCCGCCAGATCCTCACCGGGGCACGGATGCTTCTCGTGCTCACGCTCGTCCTCGGCCTCGCCTACCCGTTGGCGATGGTTGCGATCGGCCGCCTCATGCCCGCCCAAGACGCGTCGATCCGCAACAGCGCCGGCGAGGTCGTCGGCAATGCCCATCTCGCTCAGCCCGTGAGCGGCGACGAATGGTTCTTCCCCCGGCCCTCGGCTGGTGACTATGACGGACTCGCCTCCGGCGCGTCGAACCTCGCGGCGAACAGTCCCGAACTCCTCAAACAGATCGCCGATCGTCGTTCCCAGATCGCTGAGCGAGAGCACGTCGACCCGGCGAGCATTCCTGCGGATGCGCTGAGCGCGTCCGCGTCCGGTCTCGATCCGGACATCAGCCCTGAGTATGCTCGACTCCAGATCCCTCGCGTCGCGCGGGAGACGGGACTGAGCAGGAAGGACGTGACCGCGATGGTTCAATCGAACACGCAGAACCCACTGCTCGGCTTCATCGGTGAGCCTCAGGTCAACGTCGTCACCCTCAACAACGACCTCGCGAACAGCGGGCGCTGA
- the kdpB gene encoding potassium-transporting ATPase subunit KdpB has product MRTITAPALLQASLLGLKKLDPRTAWRNPVMFLVEIGATITLILAIADPTRFTWAISIWLWLTVVFANTAEALAEGRGKAQADSLRASRVSVDATRVLPEGETETVPASQLQAGDRVLVTAGETIPGDGDVIEGAATVDESAITGESAPVIREAGGDRCAVTGGTKVLSDSITVTVTASPGESFLDRMITMVEGANRQKTPNEVALGVFLSVLTLIFILVVVSLAPIAAFSGAPQSLTVLIALLVCLIPTTIGALLSAIGIAGMDRLVAANVLAKSGRAVEAAGDVSTLLLDKTGTITMGDRQATDFVPLGSTTPEQIAEAARLSSLADDTPEGRSVVTLAEAEFRIDAAGLEAYPEAEFIPFSATTRLSGIVLPAGQEVTGQEEVTSPAEVSAHQSAGERSTVAEVAERADASASSSAAVGSSVGVATLRRTVVKGAAKEVIAWARDRGAEIPEAATAEVERINTGGGTALLVAEANDDPATESDGVIADRAAASAKESDVTARVLGVIDLRDIVKPGMAERFATLREMGIRTVMITGDNELTARAIAREAGVDDFLSEATPEDKLALIKTEQAGGRMVAMTGDGTNDAPALAQADVGVAMNTGTTAAKEAGNLVDLDSDPTKLIDIVAIGKQLLITRGALTTFSIANDVAKYFAIIPAMFLLAFPGLGALNIMGLHSPASAILSAVIFNALIIVALIPVALRGVRFRARTASALLRMNLLIFGLGGLIVPFIGIKLIDLVIAPLL; this is encoded by the coding sequence ATGAGAACCATCACCGCTCCCGCACTCCTCCAGGCGAGCCTGCTCGGGCTGAAGAAGCTCGACCCGCGCACCGCCTGGCGCAACCCCGTGATGTTCCTCGTCGAGATCGGCGCGACCATCACCCTCATCCTCGCGATCGCCGACCCCACACGTTTCACCTGGGCGATCAGCATCTGGCTGTGGCTGACCGTCGTCTTCGCCAACACCGCCGAAGCGCTCGCCGAGGGCCGCGGCAAAGCCCAGGCCGACTCCCTGCGGGCCAGCCGGGTCAGCGTCGACGCAACCCGCGTCCTGCCGGAAGGTGAGACCGAAACCGTGCCCGCCTCCCAGCTGCAAGCCGGGGACCGAGTGCTCGTCACCGCAGGTGAGACGATCCCCGGCGACGGCGACGTCATCGAGGGTGCGGCCACCGTCGACGAATCCGCCATCACCGGCGAATCCGCGCCCGTCATCCGTGAGGCCGGCGGCGACCGCTGCGCCGTCACCGGCGGGACGAAGGTGCTCTCCGACTCGATCACCGTGACCGTGACTGCAAGTCCCGGCGAGAGCTTCCTCGACCGGATGATCACGATGGTCGAAGGCGCGAACCGGCAGAAGACCCCCAACGAGGTGGCCCTCGGCGTCTTCCTCTCCGTGCTCACCCTCATCTTCATCCTCGTCGTGGTCAGCCTCGCCCCGATCGCCGCATTCTCCGGCGCCCCGCAGTCGCTGACCGTGCTCATCGCCCTCCTCGTCTGCCTCATCCCGACGACGATCGGCGCTCTGCTCTCCGCGATCGGCATCGCCGGCATGGACCGGCTCGTCGCTGCGAACGTGCTCGCGAAGTCCGGCCGTGCCGTCGAGGCCGCCGGTGACGTGTCGACGCTGCTGCTCGACAAGACCGGCACGATCACGATGGGCGACCGGCAGGCCACCGACTTCGTTCCCCTGGGATCGACGACGCCGGAGCAGATCGCCGAGGCGGCCCGGCTGTCCTCGTTGGCCGATGACACCCCCGAGGGTCGGTCCGTCGTCACCCTCGCCGAGGCGGAGTTCCGCATCGACGCTGCCGGCCTCGAGGCCTACCCCGAGGCGGAGTTCATCCCGTTCTCGGCGACGACCCGGCTGTCGGGGATCGTCCTGCCCGCTGGTCAGGAGGTCACTGGGCAGGAAGAGGTGACGTCCCCCGCCGAGGTGAGCGCACATCAATCCGCGGGTGAGCGATCGACCGTCGCCGAGGTGGCCGAACGTGCCGATGCGAGTGCGTCGTCATCCGCCGCGGTGGGGTCGTCAGTCGGAGTGGCGACGCTGCGTCGGACCGTCGTCAAGGGCGCGGCGAAGGAGGTCATCGCCTGGGCCCGTGACCGCGGTGCCGAGATCCCCGAGGCCGCCACTGCCGAGGTCGAACGCATCAACACAGGGGGAGGCACGGCCCTTCTCGTCGCAGAGGCGAACGATGACCCGGCCACGGAATCAGACGGGGTGATCGCGGACCGCGCGGCCGCCTCGGCGAAGGAATCAGATGTCACCGCCCGCGTGCTCGGGGTCATCGACCTGCGCGACATCGTCAAACCGGGTATGGCCGAACGCTTCGCGACGCTGCGCGAGATGGGGATCCGGACGGTGATGATCACCGGCGACAACGAGCTCACGGCCCGCGCGATCGCGCGGGAAGCCGGGGTTGACGACTTCCTCTCCGAGGCCACGCCCGAGGACAAGCTCGCCCTCATCAAGACCGAGCAGGCCGGCGGCCGGATGGTCGCGATGACCGGGGACGGCACGAACGACGCACCCGCGCTGGCGCAGGCCGACGTCGGGGTCGCGATGAACACGGGTACGACCGCAGCGAAGGAGGCCGGCAACCTCGTCGACCTCGATTCGGATCCGACGAAGCTCATCGACATCGTCGCGATCGGCAAGCAGCTGCTCATCACGCGCGGGGCGCTGACGACGTTCTCGATCGCTAACGATGTCGCGAAGTACTTCGCAATCATTCCGGCGATGTTCCTGCTCGCCTTCCCGGGACTCGGGGCGCTCAACATCATGGGTCTGCACAGCCCCGCCTCGGCGATCCTGTCCGCGGTGATCTTCAACGCCCTCATCATCGTCGCCCTCATCCCGGTCGCGCTGCGCGGCGTGCGATTCCGGGCGCGGACGGCCTCCGCGCTGCTGCGGATGAACCTGCTCATCTTCGGCCTCGGCGGGCTCATCGTCCCGTTCATCGGCATCAAACTCATCGACCTCGTCATCGCGCCACTGCTCTGA
- a CDS encoding choice-of-anchor A family protein has protein sequence MTRLRTTVLASADVVALGAGTVAFGLTPASAVDDDFGPGPCEGSRCPGTFPPPGNNVDEGYRDEAVNVYAGQGISISGAAAEMEGRVVTPGGFSLDKDPAGIFNVGLAGVGSRVSPPEGSDYLTVGGDLDVEASNTLAADAGVIRIAGSQTGGGTARDEVVVDTGAVDDYGNADDVLTNRSTCLATVEPNGTVDVTDSMVTFSGDGEADLQIFETDASLQSPSGGSVGFSFTGIPADATVLINLTGDDVSVNTYSGDLSDQDPWNQIRDRLLWNVPNADSFAMHGPAQFQGSLLAGSPSNTTTMATAGFNGRLFTVGTLVQTSDDSGGQGGEIHSYPFTGSLPTCEEPPTDPPTTDPPTTDPPTTDPPTTDPPTTSEPPTDPPTTSEPPTDPPDDI, from the coding sequence ATGACGAGATTGAGGACCACGGTGTTGGCAAGCGCGGATGTCGTGGCCCTCGGCGCGGGAACCGTCGCATTCGGGCTGACTCCCGCTTCGGCGGTCGATGACGATTTCGGACCGGGACCCTGCGAAGGATCACGATGTCCGGGCACGTTCCCTCCTCCCGGCAACAATGTCGATGAGGGCTACCGCGATGAGGCTGTCAACGTCTATGCAGGTCAGGGCATCAGCATCTCCGGTGCCGCCGCCGAGATGGAAGGCAGAGTCGTCACCCCCGGAGGTTTCAGCCTGGACAAGGACCCGGCGGGGATCTTCAATGTCGGTCTGGCCGGAGTCGGATCGCGTGTGTCTCCTCCCGAAGGCAGCGACTACCTCACTGTGGGTGGGGATCTGGACGTCGAAGCCTCGAACACGCTCGCCGCCGATGCCGGTGTGATCCGCATCGCCGGATCGCAGACCGGCGGCGGTACCGCTCGGGATGAGGTCGTCGTCGACACCGGAGCCGTCGACGACTATGGCAACGCCGATGATGTCCTGACGAATCGGAGCACGTGCCTGGCGACGGTGGAACCGAATGGAACGGTCGACGTCACTGATTCGATGGTGACGTTCAGCGGCGACGGCGAGGCCGATCTGCAGATCTTCGAGACCGATGCGTCCCTGCAGTCGCCGAGCGGAGGTTCGGTCGGGTTCTCCTTCACAGGAATTCCGGCGGATGCGACCGTCCTCATCAACCTCACCGGCGACGACGTGTCGGTGAACACCTACAGCGGTGACCTGAGCGATCAGGACCCGTGGAACCAGATCCGCGACCGTCTGCTGTGGAACGTCCCGAACGCCGACAGCTTCGCCATGCACGGACCCGCGCAGTTCCAGGGAAGTCTGCTGGCCGGCTCACCGTCGAACACGACGACTATGGCGACGGCAGGATTCAACGGACGCCTCTTCACCGTCGGCACCCTGGTCCAGACCTCCGACGATTCCGGCGGACAGGGCGGCGAAATCCACAGCTATCCCTTCACGGGATCCCTGCCGACCTGCGAGGAACCGCCGACCGACCCACCGACCACGGACCCTCCGACGACCGATCCACCGACGACAGACCCACCGACGACCGATCCACCGACAACGTCGGAACCGCCCACTGATCCTCCGACAACGTCTGAGCCGCCGACGGACCCCCCCGACGACATCTGA
- a CDS encoding LysR family transcriptional regulator: MNLDQLTSFIEVADTGHFTRAAASLHLAQPSLSRQISTLEKELGAELFHRAHGHITLTDAGKTLLPTAKRMLADAEAVRRDMDELAGLRRGRVRLGATPTLCVSLVAEAISSFHREHPGVELELMEKGSRELVEALAAGGLDLALITRTFEPSAQMPRLRMQGVLAEDLVVIAAADSDLLKGRDHITLAEVADLPQVLFHHGYDLREATEAAFESAGLSPIVVVEGAEMDAVLRFVERGLGIAVVPAMVLVDRPRLSSVPLVDPHLSRTVSLATRADVRATRAASAMESTILATARSLASEDTGLSQFVRVVE; encoded by the coding sequence ATGAACCTCGACCAACTGACCAGCTTCATCGAGGTGGCCGACACCGGCCATTTCACGAGGGCCGCAGCCAGCCTCCACCTTGCGCAGCCGTCCCTGAGCCGGCAGATCTCGACGTTGGAGAAGGAGCTCGGCGCCGAGCTCTTCCACCGTGCCCACGGGCACATCACGCTCACCGACGCGGGGAAGACACTGCTGCCGACGGCCAAGCGAATGCTCGCCGACGCCGAGGCGGTCCGCCGTGACATGGATGAGCTCGCCGGGCTGCGACGCGGACGGGTCCGGCTGGGGGCGACTCCGACGCTGTGCGTGAGCCTCGTCGCCGAGGCGATCAGCAGCTTCCACCGCGAGCACCCCGGCGTCGAGCTCGAACTCATGGAGAAGGGCTCACGCGAGCTCGTCGAGGCGCTGGCCGCGGGCGGACTCGATCTCGCACTCATCACCCGCACCTTCGAGCCGAGTGCGCAGATGCCTCGGCTGCGTATGCAGGGGGTCCTCGCCGAGGATCTCGTGGTCATCGCCGCCGCCGATTCCGACCTGCTCAAGGGCAGGGATCACATCACCCTCGCCGAGGTGGCCGACCTTCCCCAGGTCCTGTTCCATCACGGATACGACCTCCGGGAAGCCACCGAGGCGGCCTTCGAATCAGCGGGACTGAGTCCGATCGTCGTCGTCGAGGGCGCGGAGATGGATGCCGTGCTGCGCTTCGTCGAGCGCGGGCTGGGCATCGCCGTCGTGCCCGCGATGGTGCTCGTCGACCGCCCCAGGCTGTCGTCGGTGCCGCTGGTGGACCCTCACCTGTCGCGCACCGTCAGCCTCGCCACCCGCGCGGACGTGCGGGCGACCAGGGCAGCCTCGGCGATGGAGTCGACGATCCTCGCCACCGCGCGGTCACTCGCCTCCGAGGACACCGGCCTCTCGCAGTTCGTCCGTGTGGTGGAATGA
- a CDS encoding FAD-binding protein: MNTTQGGTRRKEHSISTSVLVIGIGGSGLRAAIEVAEAGTDVLAVGKRPKEDAHTSLAAGGINAALATVDPEDTWQQHAADTIKESYDLANPRTVEIVTQGAAEGIADLERYGMDFAKEDDGRISQRFFGAHTWRRTAFAGDYTGLEIQRTLIHRAEALNIPILDRVYITKLLVADGRIFGAFGFDVIDGTGYRIHADAVILAAGGHNRIWRRTSSRRDENTGDSFRLAVEAGARLRDAELVQFHPSGIIEPENAAGTLVSEAARGEGGILRNGLGERFMERYDPQRMELSTRDRVALAAYTEIAEGRGTENGGVWLDVSHLPRETIMSRLPRVFQTLMETQMLDITRSPIEIAPTAHYSMGGVWVDPVDHSTDVEGLWAIGEASSGLHGANRLGGNSLIELLVFGRIVGRSAVAYSDGLEAQVRSRDAVAEARAEIDDLLSSDGTENVRALQREVRNLMTEHAGVVRDEAGLQAGLEKLAGIEARLGLVGIHPDIAGFSDLAHAFDLKSSVLAARATIECALERRETRGCHNRSDYPEIDPALQVNLVWSPSIGVVRESIPPVDPEVEALMHTGEISQEGKLVE; encoded by the coding sequence ATGAACACCACACAGGGCGGAACCCGCCGGAAAGAACACTCAATCTCCACCTCGGTGCTCGTCATCGGCATCGGAGGATCGGGGCTGCGCGCCGCGATCGAAGTCGCCGAGGCCGGCACCGACGTCCTCGCCGTGGGCAAACGGCCGAAGGAGGACGCGCACACCTCGCTCGCGGCCGGCGGCATCAACGCGGCCCTGGCCACCGTCGACCCCGAGGACACGTGGCAGCAGCATGCGGCCGACACGATCAAGGAATCCTATGACCTCGCCAACCCCCGCACCGTCGAAATCGTCACTCAGGGAGCAGCCGAAGGCATCGCCGACCTGGAGCGATATGGAATGGACTTCGCGAAGGAGGACGACGGTCGGATCTCACAGCGCTTCTTCGGTGCCCACACCTGGCGTCGCACCGCTTTCGCCGGCGACTACACCGGGCTCGAGATCCAGCGCACCCTCATTCATCGTGCCGAAGCCCTGAACATCCCCATCCTCGACCGCGTCTACATCACGAAGCTGCTCGTCGCCGACGGTCGCATCTTCGGCGCCTTCGGCTTCGACGTCATCGACGGCACCGGCTACCGCATCCACGCCGACGCCGTCATCCTCGCCGCCGGCGGACACAACCGGATCTGGCGACGCACCTCCTCACGCCGGGACGAGAACACCGGCGACTCCTTCCGCCTGGCCGTCGAGGCCGGCGCCCGACTGCGCGACGCCGAGCTCGTCCAGTTCCACCCCTCGGGCATCATCGAACCCGAGAACGCCGCCGGCACCCTGGTCTCCGAGGCGGCCCGCGGCGAGGGCGGGATCCTGCGCAACGGTCTCGGCGAGCGGTTCATGGAACGCTACGACCCGCAGCGCATGGAACTGTCCACCCGCGACCGGGTGGCCCTGGCCGCCTACACCGAGATCGCCGAGGGCCGTGGAACGGAGAACGGCGGCGTCTGGCTCGACGTGTCCCACCTGCCCCGGGAGACGATCATGAGCCGGCTGCCACGCGTGTTCCAGACGCTCATGGAGACCCAGATGCTCGACATCACGCGCTCGCCGATCGAGATCGCCCCGACCGCGCACTACTCGATGGGCGGAGTCTGGGTCGACCCGGTCGACCACAGCACCGACGTCGAGGGACTCTGGGCCATCGGCGAGGCCTCGTCCGGGCTGCACGGGGCGAACAGGCTCGGCGGGAATTCGCTCATCGAACTCCTCGTCTTCGGTCGCATCGTCGGCCGGTCGGCGGTTGCGTACTCCGATGGGCTCGAGGCGCAGGTGCGGAGTCGGGATGCCGTCGCCGAGGCGCGTGCCGAGATCGACGATCTGCTGTCCTCCGATGGCACGGAGAACGTCCGGGCCCTGCAGCGCGAGGTCCGCAACCTCATGACCGAGCACGCCGGAGTCGTCCGCGACGAGGCCGGGCTGCAGGCGGGGCTGGAGAAGCTTGCGGGGATCGAGGCGCGACTCGGACTCGTCGGGATCCATCCCGACATCGCCGGATTCTCCGACCTCGCGCATGCCTTCGACCTCAAGTCCTCGGTGCTCGCGGCGCGGGCGACCATCGAATGCGCGTTGGAGCGCCGTGAGACCCGCGGCTGCCACAACCGCAGCGACTACCCGGAGATCGATCCGGCGCTGCAGGTCAACCTCGTATGGTCGCCGAGCATCGGGGTGGTCCGCGAGTCGATTCCGCCGGTCGACCCCGAGGTCGAGGCACTCATGCACACCGGCGAGATCAGCCAGGAGGGCAAACTCGTCGAATAG